From one Nocardioides yefusunii genomic stretch:
- a CDS encoding SDR family oxidoreductase, with the protein MPQEIDLATLSVAVTGAGRGIGAATARALRDAGARVVISDIDEEALAETAGVLGVSSYPLDVTDAAQWEAFAEFAGEIDVLVNNAGIMPVGNFLDENPATTRAVFEINSLGPVHGARAFLPGMIRRRRGQVVNVASAVGRVALAGGATYSASKHAVVGFSEALREEVAPHGVNVSMVLPVIVQTDLSQGVASTRGVPEQAPEDVAAVILDVMRHPVAEAWVPRWGQPVARVSMVLPRWLQSLARKALKADSVLTGANVSVRTPYENEVRVRAGA; encoded by the coding sequence ATGCCACAGGAAATCGATCTCGCCACCTTGTCCGTAGCCGTCACCGGCGCAGGACGCGGAATCGGGGCCGCCACGGCCCGAGCTCTCCGCGACGCCGGTGCCCGCGTCGTCATCAGTGACATCGACGAAGAAGCACTCGCGGAGACCGCCGGGGTCCTCGGTGTCAGCTCCTACCCCCTCGACGTCACCGACGCCGCGCAGTGGGAGGCGTTCGCTGAGTTCGCCGGGGAGATCGACGTCCTCGTCAACAACGCCGGGATCATGCCGGTCGGGAACTTCCTCGACGAAAATCCCGCCACCACCCGCGCCGTCTTCGAGATCAACTCCCTCGGACCGGTCCACGGCGCCCGGGCCTTCCTGCCGGGAATGATCCGGCGCCGCAGGGGCCAGGTCGTCAACGTCGCCTCCGCCGTGGGTCGCGTCGCCCTCGCCGGCGGTGCCACCTACTCGGCGTCCAAGCATGCCGTCGTCGGGTTCAGCGAGGCGCTGCGCGAGGAGGTCGCGCCGCACGGCGTGAACGTCTCGATGGTGCTGCCCGTGATCGTGCAGACCGACCTCTCCCAGGGTGTCGCCTCCACTCGTGGGGTGCCCGAGCAGGCCCCCGAGGACGTCGCCGCGGTGATCCTCGACGTGATGCGTCACCCCGTGGCCGAGGCCTGGGTGCCGCGCTGGGGTCAGCCGGTCGCCCGCGTCTCGATGGTCCTGCCGCGCTGGTTGCAGTCGCTGGCCCGCAAGGCCCTCAAGGCCGACAGCGTGCTCACCGGGGCGAACGTTTCGGTGAGGACCCCCTATGAAAACGAGGTACGTGTGCGCGCCGGAGCGTGA
- the purD gene encoding phosphoribosylamine--glycine ligase has product MKTLVIGTGGREHALALALSRDPEVSEVHAAPGNPGIGEIATLHPVDILDGDAVAALATAIGADLVVVGPEAPLVEGVADKVRAAGVPVFGPDAAAAQLEGSKAFSKEVMAAAGVPTAGSFTCTTTAEYVAALDAFGAPYVVKDDALAAGKGVVVTLDRDEALAHAEACGRVVIEEFLDGPEVSLFAVCDGGMAYPLQPAQDFKRIFDGGQGPNTGGMGSYSPLPWAPADLAEIVIATVVQPTLDEMVRRGAPYVGCLYVGLSLTKTGPRVIEFNARFGDPDIQPVLAVLESGLGGLLLGAATGQLSSVEPPVFSDGAAVTVVLASAGYPESSSKGDVITGTADAAAQDDVDVIHAGTALDADGNLVTAGGRVLAVRATGTDVADARAKAYAAAEKINFDGLQQRSDIAAEPLGVIEGASLLAGTTD; this is encoded by the coding sequence GTGAAGACCCTCGTGATCGGTACCGGCGGACGCGAGCACGCGCTCGCACTGGCTCTCTCCCGTGACCCGGAGGTGAGCGAGGTCCATGCCGCACCGGGCAACCCCGGCATCGGCGAGATCGCCACGCTGCACCCGGTCGACATCCTGGACGGCGACGCCGTGGCCGCGCTGGCCACCGCGATCGGCGCCGACCTCGTCGTCGTGGGCCCCGAGGCTCCGCTCGTCGAAGGTGTGGCCGACAAGGTCCGTGCCGCGGGCGTCCCGGTCTTCGGCCCCGACGCCGCTGCCGCCCAGCTCGAGGGTTCCAAGGCCTTCTCCAAGGAGGTCATGGCCGCCGCGGGCGTCCCGACCGCCGGCTCCTTCACCTGCACCACCACCGCCGAGTACGTCGCGGCGCTCGACGCGTTCGGTGCCCCCTACGTCGTCAAGGACGACGCACTCGCCGCCGGCAAGGGCGTCGTCGTGACACTCGACCGTGACGAGGCGCTCGCCCACGCCGAGGCGTGCGGCAGGGTCGTCATCGAGGAGTTCCTCGACGGCCCCGAGGTCTCCCTCTTCGCGGTCTGCGACGGCGGCATGGCCTACCCGCTGCAGCCCGCCCAGGACTTCAAGCGCATCTTCGACGGCGGCCAGGGCCCCAACACCGGCGGCATGGGCTCGTACTCGCCGTTGCCGTGGGCGCCCGCCGACCTCGCCGAGATCGTGATCGCCACCGTCGTCCAGCCCACGCTGGACGAGATGGTGCGCCGTGGCGCCCCGTACGTCGGCTGCCTCTACGTCGGCCTGTCGCTGACCAAGACCGGCCCCCGCGTCATCGAGTTCAACGCCCGCTTCGGTGACCCGGACATCCAGCCCGTCCTCGCCGTCCTCGAGTCCGGCCTCGGCGGCCTGCTGCTCGGTGCGGCCACCGGTCAGCTCTCCTCCGTCGAGCCGCCGGTCTTCTCCGACGGTGCCGCTGTCACCGTCGTGCTGGCCTCGGCCGGCTACCCGGAGTCGTCGTCGAAGGGCGACGTGATCACCGGCACCGCCGACGCCGCCGCGCAGGACGACGTCGACGTCATCCACGCCGGCACCGCGCTCGACGCCGACGGCAACCTGGTCACCGCCGGCGGCCGCGTGCTCGCCGTCCGTGCCACCGGCACCGACGTCGCCGACGCCCGCGCCAAGGCGTACGCGGCGGCCGAGAAGATCAACTTCGACGGCCTGCAGCAGCGATCCGACATCGCGGCCGAGCCGCTCGGTGTCATCGAGGGCGCCTCGCTCCTCGCCGGCACCACCGACTGA
- the purB gene encoding adenylosuccinate lyase produces the protein MTVPNVLANRYAAADLAAIWSPEHKIVLERQLWIAVLKAQKDLGIEVPDGVVEAYEAVVDNVDLKSIADRERITRHDVKARIEEFSDLAGHEHIHKGMTSRDLTENVEQLQLRQSLELLRDRAVATLVRLGRLATEHETTVMAGRSHNVAAQATTLGKRFATVADEMLIAVQRIDELLARFPLRGIKGPMGTAQDMLDLLDGDAAKLDELETRVAKHLGFDNVLTSVGQVYPRSLDFEVLSAVVQLVAGPSNLATTIRLMAGIELVTEGFKEGQVGSSAMPHKMNTRSCERVNGLAVITRGYLSMVGELAGDQWNEGDVSCSVVRRVALPDAFFAADGLFQTFLTVLDEFGAFPAVIQRELDRYLPFLATTKVLMDAVKNGVGREVAHEVIKEAAVGTALAMRKGQVENDVFEKLAASPELGLTREQIDALVADPITFTGAAVSQTQAVVRKVEALAAKYPAAAAYVPGEIL, from the coding sequence ATGACCGTCCCCAACGTGCTGGCCAACCGTTACGCGGCCGCCGACCTCGCCGCGATCTGGTCGCCCGAGCACAAGATCGTCCTCGAGCGTCAGCTCTGGATCGCCGTGCTGAAGGCCCAGAAGGACCTCGGCATCGAGGTGCCGGACGGCGTCGTCGAGGCCTACGAGGCGGTCGTGGACAACGTCGACCTGAAGTCGATCGCCGACCGTGAGCGGATCACTCGCCACGACGTGAAGGCCCGCATCGAGGAGTTCTCCGACCTCGCCGGTCACGAGCACATCCACAAGGGCATGACCTCGCGCGACCTCACCGAGAACGTCGAGCAGCTCCAGCTGCGTCAGTCCCTCGAGCTGCTCCGCGACCGTGCCGTGGCCACCCTGGTGCGCCTGGGCCGCCTCGCCACCGAGCACGAGACCACCGTCATGGCCGGTCGTTCGCACAACGTCGCCGCACAGGCCACCACCCTGGGCAAGCGTTTCGCGACCGTGGCCGACGAGATGCTGATCGCCGTCCAGCGCATCGACGAGCTGCTCGCGCGCTTCCCGCTGCGCGGCATCAAGGGCCCCATGGGCACCGCCCAGGACATGCTCGACCTGCTCGACGGTGACGCCGCCAAGCTCGACGAGCTCGAGACCCGCGTCGCGAAGCACCTCGGCTTCGACAACGTCCTCACCTCGGTCGGTCAGGTCTACCCGCGCTCCCTCGACTTCGAGGTCCTTTCGGCCGTCGTGCAGCTGGTCGCCGGTCCCTCCAACCTCGCCACCACGATCCGCCTGATGGCTGGCATCGAGCTGGTCACCGAGGGCTTCAAGGAGGGCCAGGTCGGTTCCTCCGCGATGCCGCACAAGATGAACACCCGCTCCTGCGAGCGCGTCAACGGCCTCGCCGTCATCACCCGCGGTTACCTCTCGATGGTCGGCGAGCTCGCCGGTGACCAGTGGAACGAGGGTGACGTCTCCTGCTCCGTCGTGCGCCGCGTGGCCCTGCCGGACGCCTTCTTCGCCGCCGACGGTCTGTTCCAGACCTTCCTCACCGTCCTGGACGAGTTCGGCGCTTTCCCGGCCGTCATCCAGCGTGAGCTCGACCGTTACCTGCCGTTCCTGGCCACCACCAAGGTGCTCATGGACGCGGTCAAGAACGGCGTCGGCCGCGAGGTCGCGCACGAGGTCATCAAGGAGGCTGCCGTCGGCACCGCCCTGGCGATGCGCAAGGGACAGGTGGAGAACGACGTCTTCGAGAAGCTCGCCGCCAGCCCCGAGCTGGGTCTGACCCGCGAGCAGATCGACGCCCTGGTCGCCGACCCGATCACCTTCACCGGTGCCGCGGTCTCCCAGACCCAGGCCGTCGTCCGCAAGGTCGAGGCGCTGGCCGCGAAGTACCCGGCCGCTGCTGCCTACGTCCCGGGCGAGATCCTCTGA
- a CDS encoding BCCT family transporter, with protein MGDDTKNGTHAGPRPDRGRRRHPALDFGPIDAERQRGRFDPVVFGVVAVIVLVFLVWGATDTAGMKSFVDDALAWVLENTGWLFVLVSSSFVAFVLWLALGKFGRIPLGRDDEEPEFRTASWVAMMFSAGMGIGLMFWGAAEPLQYVRNPIPGTDPEHAVENAMAQTLFHWTLHPWAIYCVVGLAVGYGMYRKGRVQLISQIFRPLLGKAVDGPAGKVIDMLAIFATLFGSAASLGLGALQIAEGYTIVSDGGRITNTFLVVLIVVLTICFIVSAVSGVARGIQYLSNINMVLALALAIFVFVAGPTVFILDMIPASLGTYVDQMGVMAGRTGAEGEEVATWLGSWTVFYWAWWVSWTPFVGMFIARISRGRTIRQFVFGVLMVPSVVSLVWFAIFGGAAIFEEQTGAMLGEDSTEILFGLLDQYPIAQVTSILVMLLVAIFFVSGADAASIVMGSLSERGAAEPKRVNVVFWGSLTGAVAAVMLVIGNRSGEGGDSALVSLQNITIVAALPFVVVMVGICVALVRDLNRDPVVVRRRYAAARVEEAVLHGVEDHGDDFALAVVHDEEATNPLAPKTPPAGMPVVDVES; from the coding sequence ATGGGAGACGACACCAAGAACGGGACCCACGCAGGTCCCCGTCCTGACCGAGGACGCCGACGCCACCCGGCCCTCGACTTCGGTCCGATCGACGCCGAACGTCAGCGGGGACGCTTCGACCCCGTCGTCTTCGGGGTCGTGGCCGTCATCGTCCTGGTCTTCCTCGTGTGGGGTGCCACTGACACCGCGGGGATGAAGTCCTTCGTCGACGACGCCCTGGCCTGGGTCCTGGAGAACACCGGCTGGCTCTTCGTGCTGGTCTCCAGCAGTTTCGTCGCCTTCGTGCTGTGGCTCGCCCTGGGCAAGTTCGGCCGCATCCCCTTGGGTCGCGACGACGAGGAGCCGGAGTTCCGTACCGCCAGTTGGGTCGCGATGATGTTCAGCGCCGGCATGGGCATCGGGCTCATGTTCTGGGGCGCGGCCGAACCGCTGCAGTACGTCCGCAACCCGATCCCGGGCACCGACCCCGAGCATGCGGTCGAGAACGCCATGGCCCAGACGCTGTTCCACTGGACGCTGCACCCGTGGGCGATCTACTGCGTCGTGGGTCTGGCGGTCGGCTACGGCATGTACCGCAAGGGGCGGGTCCAGCTGATCAGCCAGATCTTCCGACCGCTGCTGGGCAAGGCCGTCGACGGCCCCGCCGGCAAGGTGATCGACATGCTCGCGATCTTCGCGACGCTGTTCGGCTCGGCGGCCTCGCTCGGCCTCGGGGCCCTGCAGATCGCTGAGGGCTACACGATCGTCTCCGACGGTGGCCGCATCACCAACACGTTCCTGGTGGTCCTGATCGTGGTCCTGACGATCTGTTTCATCGTCTCGGCCGTCTCCGGCGTCGCCCGCGGCATCCAGTACCTGTCCAACATCAACATGGTGCTGGCGCTCGCGTTGGCGATCTTCGTCTTCGTCGCCGGCCCCACCGTGTTCATCCTCGACATGATCCCGGCCTCGCTCGGCACCTACGTCGACCAGATGGGGGTGATGGCCGGCCGCACCGGCGCGGAGGGCGAAGAGGTCGCCACCTGGCTGGGCAGTTGGACCGTCTTCTACTGGGCCTGGTGGGTGTCGTGGACGCCCTTCGTGGGCATGTTCATTGCTCGCATCTCCCGGGGTCGCACCATCCGCCAGTTCGTCTTCGGCGTGCTGATGGTGCCGAGCGTCGTGAGCCTGGTGTGGTTCGCGATCTTCGGTGGTGCAGCGATCTTCGAGGAGCAGACCGGCGCGATGCTCGGCGAGGACTCCACCGAGATCCTCTTCGGCCTGCTCGACCAGTACCCGATCGCACAGGTCACCAGCATCCTGGTGATGCTGCTGGTCGCGATCTTCTTCGTCTCCGGCGCCGACGCCGCCTCGATCGTGATGGGCTCGCTCTCCGAACGCGGAGCGGCAGAGCCCAAGAGGGTGAACGTCGTCTTCTGGGGATCGCTCACCGGCGCCGTGGCGGCAGTGATGCTGGTGATCGGCAACCGCTCGGGGGAGGGTGGCGACTCGGCCCTGGTCAGTCTGCAGAACATCACCATCGTCGCGGCGCTGCCGTTCGTCGTGGTGATGGTCGGGATCTGCGTGGCCCTGGTCCGCGACCTCAACCGTGACCCGGTCGTGGTGCGGCGCAGGTACGCGGCCGCGCGGGTCGAGGAGGCCGTCCTGCACGGCGTCGAGGACCACGGCGACGACTTCGCGCTGGCCGTCGTGCACGACGAAGAGGCCACCAACCCGTTGGCTCCCAAGACCCCTCCGGCCGGGATGCCGGTCGTCGACGTCGAGTCCTGA
- a CDS encoding antibiotic biosynthesis monooxygenase family protein — protein MHEPREDQRHLRPAAGRSRTSAASRARGPDERNPGLPRLPAAAPHRERDRYFVVTQWADEESFVAWRDGDARAAHAGQHGKPVASGAELMEFDVVLDVKP, from the coding sequence ATCCATGAGCCTCGTGAAGATCAACGCCATCTCCGTCCCGCCGCAGGCCGGAGCCGAACGAGCGCCGCTTCCCGAGCGCGCGGGCCAGATGAACGGAACCCCGGGCTTCCTCGGCTTCCAGCTGCTGCGCCCCACCGCGAACGAGACCGCTACTTCGTCGTCACCCAGTGGGCCGACGAGGAGTCGTTCGTCGCCTGGCGAGACGGCGACGCCCGCGCCGCGCACGCCGGCCAGCACGGCAAGCCGGTCGCGTCGGGTGCAGAGCTCATGGAGTTCGACGTCGTGCTCGACGTGAAGCCCTGA
- a CDS encoding AsnC family protein → MWSDQPSGADERLSDVDRALVHALQVDPRAPWARIAQVLGIDAATVARRWGALVESRNAWLTVACDVPVESRALALVLVPGVPSDAEIEVWCSDASTLTADRTSRGVLLLVHDRTLDALAGRVAALVGTGHTLEFVVDTHLEHERPLDVLGPAQVRALTPPPFDPTDRGRPPRDDTVHDTVLLLTEDVRMSLGAIAQRLDVSDATARRLVERLLGLGLVRLGCDVAAPVLGQRREVVLAWPPSTTLLPPSCSPTPR, encoded by the coding sequence GTGTGGAGCGACCAACCCAGCGGGGCAGACGAACGGTTGAGTGACGTCGACCGGGCGCTGGTCCACGCCCTGCAGGTCGACCCGCGTGCACCGTGGGCCCGGATCGCGCAGGTCCTCGGCATCGACGCCGCCACCGTGGCCCGTCGCTGGGGAGCGCTGGTCGAGTCCCGCAACGCCTGGCTCACCGTCGCCTGCGACGTGCCGGTGGAGTCCCGGGCGTTGGCTCTGGTGCTCGTGCCCGGCGTTCCCTCCGACGCCGAGATCGAGGTGTGGTGCAGCGACGCCAGCACCCTCACTGCGGACCGGACCAGCCGCGGGGTGCTCCTGCTGGTCCACGACCGCACCCTCGACGCGCTCGCCGGTCGCGTCGCGGCGCTGGTGGGCACCGGCCACACGCTCGAGTTCGTCGTCGACACCCATCTTGAGCACGAACGTCCGCTCGACGTCCTCGGCCCCGCCCAGGTGCGAGCCCTCACGCCACCCCCCTTCGATCCCACCGACCGGGGTCGTCCACCACGCGACGACACCGTCCACGACACCGTGCTGCTCCTCACCGAGGACGTCCGGATGTCGCTCGGCGCGATCGCCCAGCGTCTCGACGTCTCCGACGCCACCGCCCGCCGTCTCGTCGAACGTCTCCTCGGGCTCGGCCTGGTCCGTCTCGGCTGCGACGTTGCCGCTCCCGTCCTGGGGCAGCGACGTGAAGTGGTGCTCGCCTGGCCACCTTCGACGACGCTCTTGCCGCCGTCGTGCTCGCCGACCCCGCGGTGA
- a CDS encoding AMP-binding protein has product MTNLASLLKDTATRYPERTAVVIGDMRLSYAQLDQYTDFVAAALAQYGVGPGDKVALTCPNLPYFTIAYYGILKAGAAVVPLNVLLKSREVAYHLNDSGAKAYFCFEGTEDLPMGREGVLGFKEAEACENLFVITADLQGYSKFAPHRTMMQVMTEAAQTGAPVPALDIADDDTAVILYTSGTTGQPKGAELSHANMLSNALASEELFKADAENLTPTCACCRSSTPSARPSSRTPRSPTAAPS; this is encoded by the coding sequence ATGACGAACCTCGCGAGCCTCCTCAAGGACACCGCAACCCGGTACCCCGAGCGCACCGCCGTCGTGATCGGCGACATGCGTCTCAGCTACGCCCAGCTCGACCAGTACACCGACTTCGTCGCCGCGGCACTCGCCCAGTACGGCGTCGGGCCGGGGGACAAGGTCGCGCTGACGTGTCCCAACCTGCCGTACTTCACGATCGCCTACTACGGCATCCTCAAGGCCGGAGCGGCCGTCGTCCCGCTCAACGTGCTGTTGAAGTCGCGCGAGGTGGCGTACCACCTCAACGACTCCGGCGCGAAGGCCTACTTCTGCTTCGAGGGCACCGAGGACCTCCCGATGGGTCGCGAGGGTGTCCTCGGGTTCAAGGAGGCCGAGGCCTGCGAGAACCTCTTCGTCATCACCGCGGACCTGCAGGGCTACTCGAAGTTCGCCCCGCACCGCACGATGATGCAGGTGATGACGGAGGCCGCCCAGACGGGCGCGCCGGTCCCGGCCCTCGACATCGCCGACGACGACACCGCCGTCATCCTCTACACCTCCGGCACCACCGGCCAGCCCAAGGGCGCCGAGCTCAGCCACGCCAACATGCTCTCCAACGCCCTGGCCAGCGAGGAGCTGTTCAAGGCCGACGCCGAGAACCTGACACCTACCTGTGCGTGCTGCCGCTCTTCCACTCCTTCGGCCAGACCGTCATCCAGAACTCCGCGATCGCCTACGGCGGCACCATCGTGA
- a CDS encoding AMP-binding protein yields the protein MLPLFHSFGQTVIQNSAIAYGGTIVMLPRFEATAALQLMAKENVTFFAGVPTMYWGLLAVLDDAGVDVAEIAARVRVAVSGGAALPVEVHKEFERRFGVTIMEGYGLSETSPVASFSVFGEPVRPGSIGPAIPASNSSSSTPPGCLGRDPRGRDR from the coding sequence GTGCTGCCGCTCTTCCACTCCTTCGGCCAGACCGTCATCCAGAACTCCGCGATCGCCTACGGCGGCACCATCGTGATGCTGCCCCGCTTCGAGGCCACCGCGGCCCTGCAGCTGATGGCGAAGGAGAACGTCACCTTCTTCGCCGGCGTCCCCACCATGTACTGGGGCCTGCTGGCTGTCCTCGACGACGCAGGCGTGGACGTTGCCGAGATCGCTGCCCGGGTGCGGGTCGCGGTCTCCGGAGGTGCGGCGCTGCCGGTGGAGGTCCACAAGGAGTTCGAACGCCGCTTCGGTGTCACGATCATGGAGGGCTACGGACTCTCGGAGACCTCCCCGGTCGCGTCGTTCTCCGTCTTCGGTGAGCCGGTGCGCCCCGGCTCCATCGGGCCGGCCATCCCGGCGTCGAACTCAAGCTCATCGACCCCACCCGGGTGCCTGGGGCGAGACCCCCGAGGGCGAGATCGGTGA
- a CDS encoding AMP-binding enzyme — MKGYHGREQATAEVMNDGWFRTGDLARRDADGWYYIVDRTKDLIIRGGYNVYPREIEEVLLTHPDVSMVAVLGTPHETHGEEIRAVVIRTPGSTLSEDALQEWAKEQMAAYKYPRIIEFRDSLPMTATGKILKREL, encoded by the coding sequence ATGAAGGGGTACCACGGCCGGGAGCAGGCGACCGCCGAGGTCATGAACGACGGCTGGTTCCGCACCGGCGACCTCGCCCGACGCGACGCCGACGGCTGGTACTACATCGTCGACCGCACCAAGGACCTCATCATCCGCGGCGGCTACAACGTCTACCCGCGCGAGATCGAGGAGGTGCTGCTGACGCACCCCGACGTCTCGATGGTGGCCGTGCTCGGCACCCCGCACGAGACCCACGGCGAGGAGATCCGTGCCGTCGTCATCCGGACCCCCGGATCGACGCTCTCCGAGGACGCCCTGCAGGAGTGGGCCAAGGAGCAGATGGCTGCCTACAAGTACCCGCGGATCATCGAGTTCCGTGACTCCCTGCCGATGACGGCCACCGGCAAGATCCTCAAGCGCGAACTCTGA
- the purS gene encoding phosphoribosylformylglycinamidine synthase subunit PurS has product MATVVVDVMPKPEILDPQGKAVLGALPRLGFSGVVDVRQGKRFELTIEGEATAEVLAQVAEMAEKLLSNPVIEDFTVRVEDI; this is encoded by the coding sequence GTGGCCACAGTCGTCGTCGACGTCATGCCCAAGCCCGAGATTCTCGACCCCCAGGGCAAGGCCGTTCTCGGCGCCCTCCCGCGCCTGGGTTTCTCCGGCGTGGTCGACGTCCGTCAGGGCAAGCGTTTCGAGCTGACCATCGAGGGTGAGGCCACCGCAGAGGTGCTCGCCCAGGTCGCCGAGATGGCTGAGAAGCTTCTCTCCAACCCCGTCATCGAGGACTTCACCGTCCGCGTCGAGGACATCTGA
- the purQ gene encoding phosphoribosylformylglycinamidine synthase subunit PurQ gives MKIGVVTFPGTLDDVDARRAVTIGGNEAVALWHGDEDLKGVDAVVLPGGFSYGDYLRCGAISRFSPVMTKVIESANAGMPVLGICNGFQILTESHLLPGALIRNDHRKFICRDQKLRIENNTTLWTSAYAKDEEITVVLKNGEGNFVADAETLKMIEGEGRVVARYLDVNPNGSVNDIAGVTNERGNVVGLMPHPEHAVEDLTGPGTQGLGFFTSLVEKAFA, from the coding sequence ATGAAGATCGGTGTCGTCACCTTCCCGGGCACGCTCGACGACGTCGACGCACGCCGCGCGGTCACCATCGGTGGCAACGAGGCCGTGGCCCTGTGGCACGGCGACGAGGACCTCAAGGGTGTCGACGCCGTCGTCCTGCCCGGTGGTTTCTCCTACGGTGACTACCTGCGTTGCGGTGCGATCTCGCGCTTCTCGCCGGTGATGACCAAGGTCATCGAGTCCGCGAACGCCGGCATGCCCGTCTTGGGGATCTGCAACGGTTTCCAGATCCTCACCGAGTCGCACCTGCTCCCCGGCGCGCTGATCCGCAACGATCACCGCAAGTTCATCTGCCGTGACCAGAAGCTGCGTATCGAGAACAACACCACCCTCTGGACCTCGGCGTACGCCAAGGACGAGGAGATCACCGTGGTGCTCAAGAACGGTGAGGGCAACTTCGTCGCCGACGCCGAGACGCTGAAGATGATCGAGGGCGAGGGCCGCGTCGTGGCTCGCTACCTCGACGTCAACCCCAACGGCTCGGTCAACGACATCGCCGGTGTCACCAACGAGCGCGGCAACGTGGTCGGCCTCATGCCGCACCCCGAGCACGCCGTCGAGGACCTCACCGGTCCCGGCACCCAGGGTTTGGGCTTCTTCACCTCGCTGGTCGAGAAGGCCTTCGCCTGA
- a CDS encoding DUF3817 domain-containing protein, protein MSPKSLYRGVARVEAVTWAMLIIGLVLKYVTETTDLVVRVGGMLHGAAFLAYCVVTTFVAVDQKWGVGRWLVGVLSSIPPFLTLWFEHHVEKKQLVTDAWRLGNEPARGPLEHASAFVIRKPVQGAAVGVVLVAVLFVVALMIGPPGGGSH, encoded by the coding sequence ATGAGTCCCAAGAGCCTGTACCGCGGTGTTGCTCGTGTCGAGGCGGTGACCTGGGCCATGCTGATCATCGGTCTGGTCCTGAAGTACGTCACCGAGACCACCGACCTCGTCGTGCGTGTCGGCGGCATGCTGCACGGTGCCGCCTTCCTGGCCTACTGCGTCGTCACGACGTTCGTCGCCGTCGACCAGAAGTGGGGCGTCGGCCGCTGGCTCGTCGGCGTGCTGTCCTCGATCCCGCCGTTCCTGACGTTGTGGTTCGAGCACCACGTCGAGAAGAAGCAGCTCGTCACCGACGCATGGCGTCTGGGGAACGAGCCCGCGCGGGGTCCGCTGGAGCACGCGTCTGCCTTCGTGATCCGCAAGCCTGTCCAGGGTGCGGCGGTCGGCGTCGTTCTCGTCGCAGTGCTCTTCGTCGTGGCGCTGATGATCGGCCCGCCCGGCGGCGGCTCGCACTGA